A window of Streptomyces sp. SAI-127 contains these coding sequences:
- a CDS encoding nitroreductase encodes MALRQLDEKTVTTLVAEATAAPSMHNAQPWRFRFLAADRLLLLYADLERAMPRSDQGNRALHIGCGAALFNLRVSAAHAGLNPEVRLLPEPQDPQLLAAVHLTGEAGRAPDDELARLHAVIRQRHTSRHPFAEKDIPEDIRTTLQEAAARESAALLFPGPWHAETVLDLVRDAESRDVMDSGAREDLVRWTRLGPEADSAVDGVPEYAFGPRKRDGKAPVRDFSGRRPVADRGTTTFEYTPHLALLSTPGDGPADWLRAGQALERVLLEATLADLATSLTSHALETPELRLLVRDPGSGTGQVQMVLRLGYGPRGPATPRRPVSDVLDIV; translated from the coding sequence ATGGCATTGCGACAGCTCGATGAGAAGACGGTGACCACTTTGGTCGCCGAGGCCACCGCGGCGCCGTCCATGCACAACGCTCAGCCATGGCGTTTCCGCTTCCTGGCCGCTGACCGTCTTCTGCTGCTGTACGCCGACCTCGAGCGGGCCATGCCGCGCTCCGATCAGGGCAACCGGGCGCTGCACATCGGCTGCGGAGCGGCACTCTTCAACCTGCGCGTCTCCGCCGCGCATGCGGGCCTCAACCCGGAGGTACGGCTGCTGCCCGAGCCGCAGGATCCGCAGCTGCTCGCCGCCGTCCATCTGACCGGGGAGGCCGGGCGCGCGCCGGACGACGAGCTGGCCCGGCTGCATGCGGTGATCCGGCAGCGCCACACCAGCCGCCATCCTTTCGCGGAGAAGGACATCCCCGAGGACATCCGGACCACGCTGCAAGAAGCTGCGGCACGCGAGTCGGCCGCCCTGCTCTTCCCCGGCCCCTGGCATGCCGAGACGGTGCTCGACCTGGTCCGCGACGCGGAGAGCCGCGATGTCATGGACTCCGGCGCCCGCGAGGACCTCGTCCGCTGGACCCGGCTCGGCCCGGAGGCGGACAGCGCCGTCGACGGTGTCCCCGAGTACGCCTTCGGGCCGCGCAAGCGGGACGGCAAGGCTCCGGTACGGGACTTCTCCGGGCGCCGACCGGTGGCCGACCGCGGCACCACCACCTTCGAGTACACCCCGCACCTGGCCCTGCTGAGCACTCCCGGCGACGGGCCCGCCGACTGGCTGCGCGCCGGTCAGGCCCTGGAACGCGTGCTCCTGGAGGCAACCCTGGCCGACCTGGCCACCTCCCTCACCTCCCACGCGCTGGAGACCCCCGAACTGCGCCTGCTGGTCCGCGACCCGGGATCGGGCACGGGGCAGGTGCAGATGGTGCTGCGTCTCGGCTACGGCCCGCGAGGTCCGGCCACGCCCCGCCGCCCGGTCAGTGACGTTCTCGACATCGTGTAG
- a CDS encoding 2-hydroxyacid dehydrogenase, with the protein MEAIAYGVLADEEPLLHGAFTREFAGRHELRCLGLFLNRDTAPTAAGHEIVLTSVNDTLDAEVLRALATGGTKMIAQRATGYNNIDLTVAGEIGLTVARVSSYSPYSVAEFAWALALAVDRRIVRAAHRTREFDFRLDGLMGRDLHGRTAGVVGTGKIGAAFARIAHGFGMRLLGWDLAENPDCLALGMQYVERERLFAEADLVSLHVPLLPDTHHLLDARALGLMKDDALLVNSSRGGLVDTDALLETLRAGRLSGVGLDVYEEEAGVFFLDKSLEVMTDERLARLMTFNNVLVTSHQAYFTRDAVGQIAETTVANVADYFAGRTGDNTLVRSPAA; encoded by the coding sequence GTGGAGGCCATCGCATACGGCGTCCTCGCGGACGAGGAGCCGCTGCTGCACGGCGCATTCACACGCGAGTTCGCGGGCCGGCATGAACTGCGCTGTCTGGGACTCTTCCTCAATCGCGACACGGCCCCCACCGCAGCCGGGCACGAGATCGTGCTCACCAGCGTCAACGACACCCTCGACGCCGAGGTCCTGCGCGCCCTGGCCACGGGCGGCACGAAGATGATCGCCCAGCGGGCCACCGGCTACAACAACATCGACCTGACCGTGGCCGGGGAAATCGGCCTGACGGTGGCCCGGGTGTCGTCCTACTCGCCCTACTCGGTCGCCGAGTTCGCCTGGGCCCTGGCGCTCGCCGTCGACCGGCGGATCGTTCGCGCCGCGCACCGCACCCGGGAGTTCGACTTCCGACTCGACGGGCTGATGGGCCGCGACCTGCACGGCCGAACGGCCGGTGTGGTGGGCACCGGCAAGATCGGGGCCGCGTTCGCGCGCATCGCCCACGGCTTCGGGATGCGGCTGCTGGGCTGGGACCTCGCCGAAAACCCGGACTGCCTGGCCCTGGGCATGCAGTACGTCGAGCGGGAGCGGCTGTTCGCCGAGGCGGACCTGGTCAGCCTGCACGTGCCACTGTTGCCGGACACCCACCACCTCCTCGACGCGCGTGCCCTGGGGCTGATGAAGGACGACGCGCTTCTGGTCAACTCCAGCCGCGGCGGCCTCGTGGACACCGACGCCCTGCTGGAAACCCTGCGCGCGGGGCGGCTCAGCGGCGTCGGCCTGGACGTGTACGAGGAGGAGGCCGGAGTGTTCTTCCTCGACAAGTCCCTGGAAGTGATGACCGACGAACGCCTCGCGCGGCTGATGACCTTCAACAACGTCCTGGTCACCTCGCACCAGGCGTACTTCACCCGGGACGCCGTCGGCCAGATCGCCGAGACGACGGTGGCCAATGTCGCGGACTACTTCGCCGGCCGAACCGGCGACAACACGCTCGTCCGGTCGCCCGCCGCCTGA
- a CDS encoding DUF1003 domain-containing protein, whose amino-acid sequence MRTSQDRVADAITSFAGTMRFVYLHALWFTVWIVLNEGLLGKAEIFDPYPFGLLTMIVSLEAIFLSTFVMVSQNRQAARENVRADLDFETNLRSEVWSVHIGKALGLDPQQIEQHVQEIIAQSKAGMDLEQRGTPVDPQDL is encoded by the coding sequence ATGCGCACCTCGCAGGACCGTGTCGCCGACGCGATCACCTCGTTCGCGGGGACGATGCGATTCGTCTACCTGCACGCTCTCTGGTTCACGGTTTGGATCGTGCTGAACGAGGGCCTGCTCGGGAAAGCAGAGATCTTCGACCCGTATCCCTTTGGGCTGCTCACCATGATCGTGAGCTTGGAAGCGATTTTCCTGTCGACGTTCGTCATGGTCAGCCAGAACCGGCAGGCGGCACGCGAGAACGTACGCGCCGATCTGGACTTCGAGACCAACCTGCGCTCCGAGGTGTGGTCGGTTCATATAGGAAAGGCACTGGGCCTCGACCCTCAGCAGATCGAGCAGCACGTGCAGGAGATCATCGCGCAGAGCAAGGCGGGCATGGACCTCGAGCAGCGTGGGACGCCGGTCGACCCCCAGGACCTCTGA
- the adhP gene encoding alcohol dehydrogenase AdhP: protein MKAAVVRSFGQPLVIEERPDPEPGPGQVRIRVEASGLCHTDIHAAHGDWPVKPTPPFVPGHEGVGLVEALGEGVTHLEIGQRVAVPWLGWACGRCEHCLSGWETLCEQQINTGYGVDGGYAEKMLAPADFAALVPDGIDPRDAAPLTCAGVTTYKALKVAGVRPTQLVAISGIGGLGHLAVQYAKIAGATVAAIDVTDDKLDLARELGADILIDARKEDPAKVLKQHGGAHAAIALAVNEQAFASVYGGLRRGGKLVMVALPAGGTIQLPIFDTVLNGTSVIGSIVGTRQDLDEVFQLHAAGRTKVIYETRPLHTVNDSIAEVLDGQIKARIVFET, encoded by the coding sequence ATGAAGGCAGCAGTCGTCCGATCCTTCGGCCAGCCGCTGGTGATCGAGGAACGGCCGGATCCGGAGCCCGGCCCCGGCCAGGTCCGCATCCGCGTGGAGGCGTCCGGGCTGTGCCACACCGACATCCACGCCGCGCACGGCGACTGGCCTGTCAAGCCCACCCCGCCCTTCGTGCCCGGCCATGAGGGCGTCGGCCTCGTCGAGGCCCTCGGCGAGGGCGTGACCCACCTGGAGATCGGACAGCGGGTGGCCGTGCCCTGGCTGGGCTGGGCCTGCGGGCGGTGCGAGCACTGCCTGTCCGGCTGGGAGACCCTGTGCGAGCAGCAGATCAACACCGGCTACGGCGTGGACGGCGGCTACGCCGAGAAGATGCTCGCCCCGGCCGACTTCGCCGCTCTGGTCCCCGACGGCATCGACCCGCGCGACGCCGCCCCGCTGACCTGCGCCGGCGTGACCACGTACAAGGCCCTCAAGGTCGCCGGTGTCCGTCCCACCCAGCTGGTGGCGATCTCCGGCATCGGCGGGCTCGGCCACCTGGCCGTGCAGTACGCGAAGATCGCCGGCGCCACCGTCGCCGCGATCGACGTCACCGACGACAAGCTCGACCTCGCCCGCGAGCTCGGCGCCGACATCCTCATCGACGCCCGCAAGGAAGACCCGGCGAAGGTGCTCAAGCAGCACGGCGGTGCCCACGCCGCCATCGCGCTCGCCGTCAACGAGCAGGCGTTCGCCTCCGTCTACGGCGGACTGCGGCGCGGCGGCAAACTGGTCATGGTCGCGCTGCCCGCCGGCGGAACCATCCAGTTGCCGATCTTCGACACCGTTCTGAACGGCACCTCCGTCATCGGCTCCATCGTCGGCACTCGCCAGGACCTCGACGAGGTCTTCCAGCTCCACGCCGCCGGACGCACCAAGGTCATCTACGAAACCCGGCCGCTGCACACCGTCAACGACTCCATCGCCGAAGTCCTCGACGGACAGATCAAGGCACGCATCGTCTTCGAGACGTGA
- a CDS encoding response regulator transcription factor produces MADGAQPGPDNPIRVFLLDDHEVVRRGVHDLLNDEPDITVVGEAATVEQALIRVPALRPQVAVLDVRLPDGDGVTVCRELRSQMPELACLMLTSFDDEEALLDSIMAGASGYVLKQIKGSDLVSAVRTVAAGQSLLDPSATARLMARLRQGQEPEPEPDALPGLTDREREILALIGEGLTNRQIGQRLYLAEKTVKNHISRLLAKLGVERRIQAAVIATQAQAQDRAKPQGR; encoded by the coding sequence ATGGCGGACGGCGCGCAGCCCGGCCCGGACAACCCGATCCGGGTCTTCCTGCTGGACGACCACGAGGTGGTACGGCGCGGGGTGCACGACCTGCTGAACGACGAGCCGGACATCACCGTCGTCGGCGAGGCCGCCACTGTCGAGCAGGCCCTGATCCGCGTGCCCGCGCTGCGCCCGCAGGTGGCCGTGCTCGACGTCCGCCTGCCCGACGGCGACGGCGTGACCGTGTGCCGCGAACTGCGCTCGCAGATGCCGGAGTTGGCCTGCCTGATGCTGACCTCGTTCGACGACGAGGAAGCCCTGCTGGACTCGATCATGGCGGGGGCGTCCGGGTACGTCCTGAAGCAGATCAAGGGCTCGGACCTTGTCTCGGCCGTCCGCACGGTCGCCGCCGGCCAGTCCCTGCTCGACCCCAGCGCCACCGCCAGGCTGATGGCCCGGCTGCGCCAGGGCCAGGAGCCGGAACCCGAGCCCGACGCCCTCCCCGGTCTGACGGACCGGGAGCGGGAGATCCTGGCCCTGATCGGCGAGGGACTGACCAACCGCCAGATCGGCCAGCGGCTCTACCTCGCGGAGAAGACGGTGAAGAACCACATCTCCCGGCTGCTGGCCAAGCTCGGTGTGGAGCGGCGCATCCAGGCCGCGGTCATCGCCACCCAGGCCCAGGCCCAGGACCGGGCCAAGCCACAGGGGCGCTGA
- the gap gene encoding type I glyceraldehyde-3-phosphate dehydrogenase produces MGVRVGINGFGRIGRNYLRLVLERAETAAGTPVEVVAVNDLTSPAALAHLLEYDSTYGRLHRTVEHDGTSITVDGHRIAVTAERDPAALDWAGLGVDVVIESTGRFRSREDAGLHLKGGARKVLLSVPGKGVDATIVMGVNEATYDPDSDHVVSNASCTTNCVAPMVKVLDDAFGIDKGLMTTIHGYTNDQVVLDGPHKDLRRGRTAAVNIIPTSTGAARAVGLVLPELAGTLDGLAVRVPVEDGSLTDLTLLLDREVTVDEINAAFREAADGPLKGILRVSDAPIVSRDVVGDPASCVFDAPLTQAHGNLVKVFGWYDNEWGYTNRLLDLTEYVVARLPLG; encoded by the coding sequence ATGGGCGTGCGCGTGGGAATCAACGGCTTCGGCCGCATCGGACGCAACTACCTGCGGCTCGTGCTGGAGCGCGCGGAGACAGCGGCCGGCACACCGGTCGAGGTGGTGGCGGTCAACGACCTCACCTCCCCGGCGGCGCTCGCCCATCTGCTGGAGTACGACTCGACGTACGGCAGGCTGCACCGCACGGTCGAGCACGACGGCACCTCGATCACGGTCGACGGCCACCGCATCGCCGTGACCGCCGAGCGCGACCCCGCCGCCCTGGACTGGGCCGGCCTCGGCGTGGACGTCGTCATCGAGTCCACCGGACGCTTCCGCAGCCGCGAGGACGCCGGACTGCATCTGAAGGGCGGCGCCCGCAAGGTGCTGCTGTCCGTGCCGGGCAAGGGAGTTGACGCCACCATCGTCATGGGCGTCAACGAGGCCACCTACGACCCGGACAGCGACCACGTCGTCTCGAACGCCTCGTGCACCACCAACTGCGTGGCCCCGATGGTGAAGGTCCTCGACGACGCCTTCGGCATCGACAAGGGCCTGATGACCACCATCCACGGCTACACCAACGACCAGGTCGTCCTGGACGGCCCGCACAAGGACCTGCGGCGGGGCCGCACGGCCGCGGTGAACATCATCCCGACCAGCACAGGAGCGGCCCGTGCGGTGGGCCTGGTCCTGCCGGAGCTGGCCGGCACCCTCGACGGCCTCGCGGTCCGCGTTCCCGTCGAGGACGGCTCCCTGACCGACCTGACCCTCCTACTCGACCGGGAGGTGACCGTCGACGAGATCAACGCCGCCTTCCGGGAGGCAGCCGACGGGCCTCTGAAGGGCATCCTGCGGGTGTCCGACGCCCCGATCGTCTCCCGCGACGTCGTCGGCGACCCCGCCTCCTGCGTCTTCGACGCCCCGCTCACCCAGGCCCACGGGAACCTGGTCAAGGTGTTCGGCTGGTACGACAACGAGTGGGGCTACACCAACCGGCTCCTCGACCTCACCGAGTACGTCGTCGCCCGGCTCCCCCTGGGCTGA
- the pflA gene encoding pyruvate formate-lyase-activating protein, whose product MSTSVAPVTGRIHSWDLSTGVDGPGTRFVLFLSGCPLRCLYCANPDTWHMRDGKQTTVDEVMAEIEKYRPFITVAGGGGVTLTGGEALLQPEFTASVFRRCKELGLHTALDTSGFLGARATDELLADTDLVLLDIKSFDGRTYRRLTGGDLSPTLDFATRLDRLGVPVWIRYVLVPGWTDDPAAVDGLAGFLAGLGNVDRVDVLPFHKLGAHKYDALGIPFPLRDTPTPDPDLTERVREQFREHCLRAV is encoded by the coding sequence GTGAGCACCTCGGTCGCACCGGTGACGGGCCGGATCCACTCCTGGGACCTGTCCACGGGAGTGGACGGTCCCGGGACCCGGTTCGTGCTGTTCCTCAGCGGCTGCCCCCTGCGCTGCCTGTACTGCGCCAACCCCGACACCTGGCACATGCGCGACGGGAAACAGACCACGGTCGACGAGGTGATGGCCGAGATCGAGAAGTACCGGCCCTTCATCACCGTCGCCGGCGGGGGGGGAGTGACGCTCACCGGCGGCGAGGCCCTGCTGCAGCCCGAGTTCACGGCCTCGGTCTTCCGCCGCTGCAAGGAACTCGGTCTGCACACCGCCCTGGACACCTCCGGTTTCCTCGGCGCCCGCGCCACCGACGAGCTGCTCGCCGACACCGACCTGGTCCTGCTGGACATCAAGTCCTTCGACGGCCGGACCTACCGGAGGCTGACCGGCGGCGACCTTTCCCCGACCCTCGACTTCGCCACCCGCCTGGACCGGCTCGGCGTCCCGGTGTGGATTCGCTACGTCCTCGTGCCCGGCTGGACCGACGACCCGGCGGCCGTCGACGGCCTCGCCGGGTTCCTCGCCGGGCTGGGCAACGTCGACCGGGTGGACGTCCTGCCGTTCCACAAGCTAGGCGCCCACAAGTACGACGCGCTCGGCATCCCCTTCCCGCTGCGCGACACACCCACGCCGGATCCGGACCTGACGGAGCGGGTGCGCGAGCAGTTCCGTGAGCACTGCCTGCGGGCGGTGTGA
- the pflB gene encoding formate C-acetyltransferase — MTATATTGARAATEAWRGFAGLRWRDRIDVRDFIQANYTPYEGDSTFLVGPTERTLAVWHKVARLFPEERRKGILDVDPGHPSTITSHRPGYIDRDRELIVGLQTDAPLRRAIMPNGGLRMVENSLKAYGYRADPFVTRVFGTYRKTHNDGVFDAYTPEMRAARKAGIITGLPDAYGRGRIIGDYRRVALYGTDRLIESKRAERALLDARLSSPDVIRDREELAEQIRALGELTAMAASYGCDVSRPAVTAHEAVQWLYLGFLAAVKEQNGAAMSLGRTSTFLDVYVQRDLDEGTLDETRAQELIDDFVIKLRIVRFLRTPEYDALFSGDPTWVTESIGGMGGDGRTLVTRTSFRFLQTLYNLGPAPEPNLTVLWSPQLPYGFKEFCARVSIDTSAVQYESDDLMRPRTGDDTAIACCVSAMTVGRQMQFFGARVNLAKALLYAINGGRDEMTGEQIAPEAPALTGEYLEYGELSAAYDRMLDWLAATYVNTLNVIHYMHDKYAYERIEMALHNHPVYRYMACGIAGLSVAADSLSAVKYGRVKVIRDDTGLAVDYEIEGDFPAYGNNDDRVDSIAVDLVKSFMAKVRCHPTYRNAEHTQSVLTITSNVVYGKHTGNTPDGRRAGQPFAPGANPMNGRDRHGVAASALSVAKLPYEEARDGISLTTTITPEGLGHHPDERPGHLVGILDAYTASGGFHMNVNVLDRATLEDAMEHPEKYPELTIRVSGYAVNFVRLTREQQLDVISRTFHGSL; from the coding sequence ATGACGGCAACGGCGACAACTGGTGCCCGGGCGGCAACCGAGGCATGGCGCGGCTTCGCCGGCTTGCGCTGGCGCGACCGCATCGACGTACGCGACTTCATCCAGGCCAACTACACGCCGTACGAGGGCGACTCGACGTTCCTGGTCGGTCCGACCGAACGCACCCTCGCCGTCTGGCACAAGGTCGCTCGTCTGTTCCCCGAGGAGCGGCGCAAGGGAATCCTCGACGTCGACCCGGGCCACCCGTCCACCATCACCTCGCACCGGCCGGGCTACATCGACCGCGACCGGGAGCTGATCGTCGGCCTGCAGACCGATGCCCCGCTGCGGCGGGCCATCATGCCCAACGGCGGTCTGCGGATGGTCGAGAACAGTCTGAAGGCGTACGGCTACCGGGCCGACCCCTTCGTCACCCGTGTCTTCGGCACCTACCGCAAGACCCACAACGACGGTGTCTTCGACGCCTACACGCCTGAGATGCGTGCGGCCCGCAAGGCCGGGATCATCACCGGCCTGCCGGACGCCTACGGCCGCGGCCGGATCATCGGCGACTACCGTCGGGTCGCGCTGTACGGCACGGACCGGCTGATCGAGTCCAAGCGGGCCGAGCGCGCCCTGCTGGACGCGCGGCTCTCCAGCCCGGACGTCATCCGCGACCGTGAGGAACTGGCCGAGCAGATCCGGGCGCTGGGCGAACTGACGGCGATGGCGGCCTCGTACGGCTGCGACGTCTCCCGCCCGGCCGTCACCGCCCACGAGGCCGTGCAGTGGCTCTACCTCGGCTTCCTGGCGGCGGTGAAGGAGCAGAACGGCGCCGCGATGTCGCTTGGCCGCACCTCCACGTTCCTGGACGTCTACGTGCAGCGGGACCTGGACGAGGGGACCCTCGACGAGACCCGCGCCCAGGAGCTGATCGACGACTTCGTGATCAAGCTGCGGATCGTACGGTTCCTGCGCACCCCGGAGTACGACGCGCTGTTCTCCGGCGACCCGACCTGGGTGACCGAGTCCATCGGCGGCATGGGAGGTGACGGGCGCACACTCGTCACCCGCACGTCCTTCCGCTTCCTGCAGACGCTGTACAACCTCGGCCCGGCCCCCGAGCCCAACCTGACCGTGCTGTGGTCACCCCAACTGCCCTACGGCTTCAAGGAGTTCTGCGCCCGGGTGTCCATCGACACCAGCGCCGTGCAGTACGAGTCCGACGACCTGATGCGCCCGCGCACCGGCGACGACACCGCGATCGCCTGCTGCGTCTCGGCGATGACGGTGGGCCGGCAGATGCAGTTCTTCGGGGCCCGCGTCAACCTCGCCAAGGCGCTGCTGTACGCGATCAACGGCGGCCGCGACGAGATGACCGGCGAGCAGATCGCGCCCGAGGCGCCCGCGCTGACCGGTGAGTACCTGGAGTACGGGGAGCTGTCGGCCGCGTACGACCGCATGCTGGACTGGCTGGCGGCCACCTACGTCAACACCCTCAACGTCATCCACTACATGCACGACAAGTACGCCTACGAACGCATCGAGATGGCGCTGCACAACCACCCGGTGTATCGCTACATGGCCTGCGGTATCGCCGGACTCTCGGTGGCCGCCGACAGCCTCTCCGCCGTCAAGTACGGCCGGGTGAAGGTGATCCGGGACGACACGGGCCTGGCCGTCGACTACGAGATCGAGGGCGACTTCCCGGCGTACGGCAACAACGACGACCGTGTCGACTCCATCGCCGTCGACCTCGTGAAGTCCTTCATGGCGAAGGTCCGTTGCCACCCCACCTACCGTAACGCCGAGCACACCCAGTCGGTGCTGACCATCACCTCCAACGTGGTGTACGGCAAGCACACGGGCAACACCCCCGACGGCCGGCGTGCCGGACAGCCCTTCGCGCCCGGCGCCAACCCGATGAACGGCCGTGACCGGCACGGAGTGGCCGCCTCCGCGCTGTCGGTGGCGAAGCTGCCCTACGAGGAGGCCCGGGACGGCATCTCGCTGACCACGACGATCACCCCGGAGGGGCTGGGGCACCACCCCGACGAGCGGCCGGGCCACCTGGTGGGCATCCTCGACGCCTATACGGCCTCGGGCGGCTTCCACATGAACGTCAACGTCCTGGACCGGGCGACCCTGGAGGACGCCATGGAACACCCGGAGAAGTACCCGGAGTTGACGATCCGGGTCTCGGGGTACGCCGTCAACTTCGTCCGCCTGACCCGCGAGCAGCAGCTCGACGTGATCAGCCGTACCTTCCACGGATCGCTGTGA
- a CDS encoding universal stress protein produces MTEHHVAVGVDGSLVAVLALDRAAEEAVRRGAALRIVYAVADRDEAGPVLASAASRVHERHAGLLVETRAVEGGAVRALARESESAALTVVGTRGFGGVSGLLAGSVSRRLTGHVHGPLLVARGDHPHDEGRAVLLGLESDADEAAAAYAFQEASRRGARLRVVHCATHRHTSPELASLVAATSPGRQRQAQSDRAEEAVPRLGIARLREEYPGVEVDSCTVRTGPAHALLAGTREADVVVIGTHRRAGRPGPPLGPVGHVLLHHSHCPVVLVPTT; encoded by the coding sequence ATGACTGAGCATCATGTGGCTGTTGGAGTGGACGGCTCATTGGTCGCCGTACTGGCCTTGGACCGGGCTGCCGAGGAGGCGGTGCGCCGCGGCGCCGCGTTGCGCATCGTGTACGCCGTGGCCGACCGGGACGAGGCGGGGCCGGTTCTGGCATCGGCCGCCTCGCGGGTCCACGAGCGCCATGCCGGTCTGCTGGTGGAGACCAGGGCCGTGGAGGGCGGCGCCGTGCGGGCGCTGGCACGGGAAAGCGAGAGTGCGGCCCTCACCGTCGTGGGCACCCGGGGGTTCGGCGGTGTCTCCGGCCTGCTGGCCGGATCCGTGAGCCGGCGCCTGACCGGGCACGTGCACGGTCCGCTGCTGGTCGCCCGCGGGGATCACCCTCACGACGAGGGGCGCGCGGTGCTGCTCGGCCTGGAGAGCGACGCCGATGAGGCCGCTGCTGCCTATGCCTTCCAGGAGGCGTCCCGGCGTGGGGCCCGGCTGCGTGTCGTGCACTGCGCGACACACCGGCACACCTCGCCGGAACTGGCCTCGCTGGTGGCCGCGACGAGTCCTGGCCGGCAACGCCAGGCCCAAAGCGACCGTGCGGAAGAAGCCGTGCCGCGCTTGGGTATCGCCCGGCTGCGGGAGGAGTACCCCGGGGTCGAGGTCGACAGCTGCACGGTCCGCACCGGCCCGGCCCACGCCCTGCTGGCGGGCACCCGCGAGGCGGACGTCGTGGTCATCGGCACACACCGGCGCGCGGGCCGGCCCGGTCCACCACTCGGCCCGGTCGGGCATGTCCTTCTGCACCACTCCCACTGCCCTGTGGTGCTGGTGCCGACGACCTGA
- a CDS encoding pyridoxamine 5'-phosphate oxidase family protein, with amino-acid sequence MDPNDGFRELGRQECLRLMAKASIGRIVYTRRALPAVLPINFTLDGDGTVLLRTSAASELVRAIDDTVVAFEADDVDVARHSGWSVVVTGTATVVTDPAEHERLARTGPASWVPAPQEVFVRIEAELVTGRELVAGRTLYGVDLPA; translated from the coding sequence ATGGACCCCAATGACGGTTTCCGCGAACTCGGGCGGCAGGAGTGCCTGCGGCTGATGGCCAAGGCGTCCATCGGCCGCATTGTCTACACGCGCCGCGCCCTGCCCGCCGTGCTGCCGATCAACTTCACCCTGGACGGCGACGGCACGGTCCTGCTGCGTACCTCCGCAGCCTCGGAACTGGTCCGCGCGATCGACGACACGGTGGTCGCCTTCGAGGCCGACGACGTCGATGTGGCCCGCCACTCCGGCTGGAGCGTTGTCGTCACGGGCACGGCCACAGTGGTGACCGACCCGGCCGAGCATGAACGCCTGGCCCGCACCGGCCCGGCCTCCTGGGTACCCGCGCCGCAGGAGGTCTTCGTCCGCATCGAGGCCGAACTGGTCACCGGACGGGAGCTCGTCGCCGGACGAACCCTGTACGGGGTAGATCTCCCCGCCTGA
- a CDS encoding carbamate kinase, whose protein sequence is MRIVIALGGNALLRRGDRPDAAIQQANVDRVATAVAALALEHEIVITHGNEPQIGLLAMESAADPVLTAPFPLDLLGAQTEGLIGSLLVRALHDTLPGRKIAALVTHTLVRGDDPAFARPTKRVGPVYPRDVAHSLARRRGWHIAKDATGWRQVVASPTPEGIVETETIHDLLTCGALVICAGGGGVPVTADHDTGALTGVEAVVDKDLTAALLAEELKADFLLILTDVPNVYADYGTRHQQSVLDVTPDDLRRGPFPEDSMGPKTEAAARFVERTGGLAAIGALDAAYEIVHGRSGTLVRSDLAVG, encoded by the coding sequence GTGCGCATCGTCATCGCCCTCGGCGGCAACGCCCTGCTGCGCCGGGGTGATCGCCCCGACGCGGCCATACAGCAGGCGAACGTCGACCGGGTGGCCACTGCCGTCGCCGCCCTCGCCCTCGAACACGAGATCGTCATCACCCATGGCAACGAGCCGCAGATCGGCCTGCTCGCCATGGAGAGCGCGGCCGACCCGGTCCTGACCGCTCCCTTCCCGCTCGACCTGCTCGGCGCCCAGACCGAGGGCCTGATCGGCTCGCTTCTGGTCCGGGCCCTGCACGACACGCTTCCCGGACGCAAGATCGCCGCACTCGTCACCCACACCCTGGTACGGGGCGACGATCCGGCGTTCGCGCGGCCCACGAAGCGCGTCGGCCCCGTGTATCCCCGGGACGTCGCCCACTCCCTCGCGCGAAGGCGGGGCTGGCACATCGCCAAGGACGCCACCGGGTGGCGTCAGGTCGTCGCCTCACCCACGCCTGAGGGGATCGTGGAGACCGAGACCATCCATGACCTGCTCACCTGCGGCGCGCTGGTCATCTGCGCCGGCGGCGGAGGCGTTCCCGTCACCGCCGACCACGACACCGGCGCGCTGACCGGGGTCGAGGCGGTCGTCGACAAGGACCTCACGGCCGCCCTGCTCGCCGAGGAACTCAAGGCCGACTTCCTGCTCATCCTCACCGACGTACCGAACGTCTACGCCGACTACGGCACCCGGCACCAGCAGTCCGTCCTCGACGTCACCCCCGACGATCTGCGGCGCGGCCCCTTCCCCGAGGACTCGATGGGCCCCAAGACGGAGGCCGCCGCCCGGTTCGTCGAACGCACGGGCGGGCTGGCCGCCATCGGCGCCCTCGACGCCGCGTACGAGATCGTCCACGGGCGGTCGGGGACCCTCGTGCGCTCTGACCTGGCCGTCGGCTGA